One genomic segment of Streptobacillus canis includes these proteins:
- a CDS encoding PTS sugar transporter subunit IIB, producing MKIMAVCGSGLGSSFMLEMNVKKVLNKIGVEAEVEHSDLASVTINSADLFVMGRDIAESSPIPTDRVIVLDSIISMPELEQKLTERLK from the coding sequence ATGAAAATAATGGCAGTGTGCGGTTCAGGACTTGGATCAAGTTTTATGTTAGAAATGAATGTAAAAAAAGTTCTTAACAAAATTGGAGTTGAAGCTGAAGTAGAACACTCAGATTTAGCCTCTGTTACAATAAACAGTGCTGATTTATTTGTAATGGGTAGGGATATTGCTGAAAGTTCACCTATCCCAACAGATAGAGTAATAGTTTTAGATAGTATAATATCTATGCCAGAACTTGAACAAAAATTAACAGAAAGATTAAAATAA
- the sufB gene encoding Fe-S cluster assembly protein SufB, which translates to MEITKKTYIADIERGIYDIKDEMVHKFTTGKGLDEAVVRRISEKKNEPEWMLEKRLHALRVFDLKPMPTWSTDLSDLDINEIVHYLETESDNMNSSWDDVPDYIKKTFDRLGIPEAEKKSLAGVGAQYDSNVVYHSLNEELKAQGVIYTDIETAMVEHEELIKKYFMTLIKPEDHKFAALHGAVWSGGSFVYVPKGVKVEKPLQSYFRLNAAESGQFEHTLIIVEEGADLHFIEGCSAPKYYKNALHAGAVELFVGKNAKLRYSTIENWSKNLYNLNTKRAIVEDHGTIEWISGSFGSRVTNLYPMSILNGVGAACEFTGVTFAAAGQFLDTGCKIIHAAPYTTSNVSSKSISKNGGGAFYRSLLKVVPGAHHCKATAECESLMLDNNGSASHTMPIIEVNTDDIDIGHEASIGRISDEAIFYLMSRGLSEDEAKLMIIRGFVEPISKELPLEYAVELNKLIELELEGTIG; encoded by the coding sequence ATGGAAATTACAAAAAAGACATATATTGCAGACATAGAGCGTGGAATATATGACATCAAAGATGAAATGGTTCATAAATTTACTACAGGTAAGGGACTTGATGAAGCTGTAGTAAGAAGAATTTCTGAAAAGAAAAATGAGCCAGAATGGATGCTTGAAAAAAGATTACACGCTTTAAGAGTATTTGACTTAAAACCTATGCCAACTTGGAGTACAGATTTATCTGATTTAGACATAAATGAAATAGTACACTATTTAGAAACAGAATCAGATAATATGAATTCATCATGGGATGATGTACCAGATTATATTAAAAAAACTTTTGATAGATTAGGAATACCTGAAGCTGAGAAAAAATCACTTGCAGGAGTTGGAGCTCAATATGATTCTAACGTTGTATATCATAGTTTAAATGAAGAATTAAAGGCTCAAGGAGTTATTTATACAGATATAGAAACAGCAATGGTAGAACATGAAGAATTAATCAAAAAATATTTTATGACTTTAATTAAACCAGAAGATCATAAATTTGCAGCTTTACATGGAGCAGTTTGGTCAGGAGGATCATTTGTTTATGTTCCAAAAGGTGTAAAAGTTGAGAAACCATTACAATCTTACTTTAGATTGAATGCTGCAGAATCAGGACAATTTGAACATACATTAATAATAGTTGAAGAAGGAGCAGACCTACATTTCATAGAAGGATGTTCAGCACCTAAATATTACAAAAATGCTCTGCATGCTGGAGCAGTAGAACTATTTGTAGGTAAAAATGCTAAACTTAGATATTCAACTATAGAAAACTGGTCAAAAAATCTATATAACTTAAATACAAAAAGAGCTATAGTAGAAGATCATGGAACTATAGAATGGATATCAGGTTCATTTGGTTCTCGTGTAACTAATCTTTACCCTATGAGTATTTTAAATGGAGTTGGAGCAGCTTGTGAATTTACTGGAGTTACATTTGCAGCAGCTGGACAATTCTTAGATACAGGATGTAAGATAATACATGCTGCACCATATACTACATCTAATGTTTCTTCAAAATCAATTTCAAAAAATGGTGGAGGAGCATTCTATAGATCATTACTAAAAGTAGTACCAGGAGCTCACCATTGTAAAGCAACTGCAGAATGTGAATCATTAATGTTAGATAATAACGGTTCAGCATCTCATACTATGCCTATAATAGAAGTTAATACTGATGATATAGATATAGGACATGAAGCAAGTATAGGAAGAATTAGTGATGAAGCAATATTCTATTTAATGAGTAGAGGTCTTTCAGAAGATGAAGCAAAACTTATGATAATTAGAGGATTTGTGGAACCTATTTCAAAAGAATTACCACTTGAATATGCAGTTGAGTTAAACAAATTAATAGAATTAGAGTTAGAAGGGACTATAGGGTAG
- a CDS encoding SufD family Fe-S cluster assembly protein: protein MKEKKYSAKVQETIDLLKSAVAEESKKASKKEVDMSLNKPVWNRMKYSVKGIEEVQEFNGYVTKNLENENIEISENVFTKLRVANYFKNEAEKYANLKKRILIKDKIEENIYITMELSKDNPHLVDVYNIELEENASAKIFLMYKGIDEEYTYHNGYINVKARKGSKLDLITIQTLNTKSENFLGVDIDVLEGADVKHYSVEFGGEANVTSVSSNLLENRANSLLLPVYLSDGERKTDYEYTLNFHGRECVADIDARGVTKDKAVKVFRGNLVFERFSSKSAGSEAEFSILLDKTVNAHSIPTLFCDEDDVIGAHSASIGKIDQDKLLYLMSRGFDAKSAKKLVVESSFGPVFDAIEDEDIVRELKEILERRL from the coding sequence ATGAAAGAGAAAAAATATTCAGCAAAAGTACAAGAAACTATAGACCTGCTAAAATCAGCTGTAGCAGAAGAATCAAAAAAAGCAAGTAAAAAAGAAGTGGATATGTCATTAAATAAACCGGTATGGAATAGAATGAAATATAGTGTAAAAGGTATAGAAGAAGTACAAGAATTTAATGGATATGTTACTAAAAACTTAGAAAATGAAAATATCGAAATAAGTGAAAATGTATTTACTAAATTAAGAGTAGCAAACTACTTTAAAAATGAAGCAGAAAAATATGCTAACTTAAAGAAAAGAATATTAATAAAAGATAAAATAGAAGAAAATATATATATTACTATGGAACTTTCAAAAGATAATCCTCATTTAGTAGATGTATATAACATAGAGCTTGAAGAAAATGCAAGTGCAAAAATATTTTTAATGTATAAAGGTATAGATGAAGAATATACTTATCATAATGGATATATTAATGTTAAAGCAAGAAAAGGTTCAAAACTTGATTTAATAACTATACAAACATTAAATACAAAATCAGAAAATTTCTTAGGTGTGGATATAGATGTTTTAGAAGGTGCAGATGTAAAACATTATTCAGTTGAATTTGGTGGAGAGGCTAATGTAACTTCAGTTTCTTCTAACTTATTAGAAAATAGAGCAAATTCATTATTATTACCAGTATATTTATCTGATGGAGAAAGAAAAACAGATTATGAATACACATTAAACTTCCATGGAAGAGAATGTGTTGCAGACATAGATGCAAGAGGAGTAACAAAAGATAAAGCAGTAAAAGTATTTAGAGGTAATTTAGTATTTGAAAGATTTTCTTCAAAATCTGCTGGATCAGAAGCTGAGTTTTCAATACTTTTAGATAAAACAGTTAATGCTCACTCTATACCAACATTATTCTGTGATGAAGATGATGTTATAGGAGCACACTCTGCAAGTATAGGTAAAATAGATCAAGATAAACTACTATACTTAATGAGTAGAGGATTTGATGCTAAAAGTGCTAAAAAACTTGTAGTAGAATCATCTTTTGGGCCTGTATTTGATGCTATAGAAGATGAAGATATAGTTAGAGAGTTAAAGGAAATCTTGGAAAGAAGATTATAA
- the sufC gene encoding Fe-S cluster assembly ATPase SufC: protein MELLRVENLHAGVEEKEIIKGLDLVINKGEIHVIMGPNGAGKSTLASILIGHPKYEVTEGSIILEGEEIQEDAVDERARKGLFLSFQYPEEIPGLTVEDFLRSAKEAVSGEKQYFLRFNKLLKEKMAELKMDESYASRYLNVGFSGGEKKKNEILQMAILEPKLAILDETDSGLDRDATKIVFEGVKTLKSTDRSMLIITHYDKVLEYLDPDFVHILMDGRIVKTGGKELVEFIETYGYEKLREDLLGDK, encoded by the coding sequence GTGGAATTATTAAGAGTAGAAAATCTACATGCTGGTGTAGAAGAGAAAGAAATAATTAAAGGATTGGATTTAGTAATTAATAAAGGTGAAATACATGTGATAATGGGACCAAATGGTGCTGGTAAATCAACACTTGCCTCTATATTAATTGGTCATCCTAAATATGAAGTAACAGAAGGAAGTATCATTTTAGAAGGTGAAGAAATACAGGAAGATGCTGTTGATGAAAGAGCAAGAAAAGGACTTTTCTTATCTTTCCAATACCCAGAAGAAATACCTGGATTAACTGTAGAAGATTTCTTAAGATCAGCTAAAGAAGCAGTTAGTGGGGAAAAACAATACTTCTTAAGATTTAACAAGTTATTAAAAGAAAAAATGGCAGAATTAAAAATGGATGAAAGCTATGCAAGTAGATATTTAAATGTAGGTTTCTCAGGAGGAGAAAAGAAGAAAAATGAAATCTTACAAATGGCAATTTTAGAACCAAAACTTGCAATACTTGATGAAACAGATTCAGGTCTTGATAGAGATGCTACAAAAATTGTATTTGAAGGTGTTAAAACATTAAAATCTACAGATAGATCTATGTTAATAATTACACACTATGATAAAGTTTTAGAATATTTAGATCCAGACTTTGTTCATATCTTAATGGATGGAAGAATAGTTAAAACTGGTGGAAAAGAATTAGTAGAATTCATTGAAACTTATGGATATGAAAAATTAAGAGAAGATCTTTTAGGTGATAAATAA
- a CDS encoding BglG family transcription antiterminator: MVNEREIRILEKLLEESTLNLETICEYFRVSKRTIQYNINNINYYLSKKGFSKIGIKNGNILLSSKLELEQFLDSIKDKEYINRDDRISLIYLYALYNKKGLNISNLAKKIDISRNTLKLDMNLLDGEKFQYIHSRGYFLDWPNNKKIEFLDEVYNKKSLQKYLEEVIDYETMKNVEDFFRELSESIKFNINEEIYQKLMITIYTMIKFPEKTKATNKFSLEEERNKIKVIFTEYFGTHPSFDKISEMLIGLSINPNLESWLDESFLIKKMIKVVSDKIRLDLTEDKVLYDFLLSHIKVSIYRLKKGIKLKNSIYQQLVLEDDPLLPIIRSAIVEMEDIFDIQFTEIEISLIAYHFKASIERMRTFNRKKVILVCGLGYGTSRILEYNLKEKFDIDIVDVLPAYMIDKINFNSNSVDYILSTIDLDNVDYVKINPLLKVEDYEKLDDLGIKRRKDKVIIDELLDEIEDNVSKMDREKLKNILLDKFSNILIDSFRGESELIKVLDKNSVIFMDKIDTWEDAIDVLGNNLVFKGSVSTEYIEEMKKMVKKLGPYIVIDDGIAIPHAKLENAVYHTDASLLVLKEPVNFGKDRKASVLLCFSSKDNSSHLELLGDFYKLILNEDFLEVVSKIESYEKLISYFSKKI; encoded by the coding sequence ATGGTAAATGAAAGAGAAATAAGAATACTAGAAAAGCTTTTAGAAGAGAGTACATTAAATCTTGAAACTATTTGTGAGTATTTTAGAGTATCAAAAAGGACAATACAGTATAATATTAACAATATTAACTACTATTTATCAAAAAAAGGTTTTTCTAAAATTGGTATAAAAAACGGAAATATATTACTTAGTTCAAAACTGGAGTTAGAACAGTTTTTGGATAGTATTAAAGATAAAGAATATATAAACAGAGATGATAGAATAAGTTTAATTTATCTATATGCTTTATATAATAAAAAAGGATTAAATATATCAAATTTAGCAAAAAAAATAGATATTTCAAGAAATACTTTGAAACTTGATATGAATTTGTTAGATGGTGAAAAATTTCAATATATACATTCGAGAGGATATTTCTTGGATTGGCCAAATAATAAAAAAATAGAATTTCTTGATGAAGTATATAATAAAAAATCATTACAAAAGTATTTAGAAGAAGTAATAGATTATGAAACTATGAAAAATGTTGAAGATTTCTTCAGAGAACTTTCTGAAAGTATTAAGTTTAATATTAATGAAGAGATATATCAAAAGTTAATGATAACGATATATACTATGATAAAATTCCCTGAAAAAACTAAGGCAACTAATAAATTTAGTTTAGAAGAAGAAAGGAATAAGATAAAAGTAATATTTACAGAATATTTTGGAACTCATCCAAGTTTCGATAAGATATCTGAAATGTTAATAGGATTATCAATTAATCCTAATCTTGAATCTTGGCTAGATGAATCTTTCTTAATAAAGAAAATGATTAAGGTAGTAAGTGATAAGATAAGACTTGATTTAACAGAAGATAAAGTCCTATATGACTTCTTATTAAGTCACATTAAGGTATCTATTTATAGACTGAAAAAAGGAATTAAACTTAAAAATTCAATATATCAACAATTAGTTTTAGAAGATGATCCATTATTACCAATAATTAGATCAGCTATAGTAGAAATGGAAGATATATTTGATATACAATTTACAGAAATTGAAATATCACTTATAGCTTACCACTTCAAAGCATCTATAGAAAGAATGAGAACTTTCAATAGAAAGAAAGTAATATTAGTATGTGGATTAGGATATGGTACTTCAAGAATATTAGAATATAATCTTAAGGAAAAATTTGATATAGATATAGTTGACGTATTACCTGCATATATGATAGATAAAATTAATTTTAATTCTAATTCAGTAGACTATATACTTTCAACTATAGACTTAGATAATGTAGATTATGTTAAAATTAATCCATTACTAAAAGTAGAAGATTATGAAAAGTTAGATGATTTAGGAATTAAAAGAAGAAAAGATAAAGTAATTATAGATGAGTTACTAGATGAAATTGAAGATAACGTATCTAAAATGGATAGAGAAAAACTTAAGAATATATTACTTGATAAATTCTCTAATATTTTAATTGATAGTTTTAGAGGAGAAAGTGAATTAATAAAAGTATTAGATAAAAATAGTGTAATATTTATGGATAAGATAGATACTTGGGAAGATGCTATAGATGTATTAGGAAATAATCTAGTATTTAAAGGATCTGTAAGTACAGAATATATAGAAGAAATGAAGAAGATGGTTAAAAAATTAGGGCCATATATAGTAATTGATGATGGTATAGCAATACCGCATGCAAAACTTGAAAATGCAGTATATCATACAGATGCAAGCTTACTTGTATTAAAAGAACCTGTAAATTTTGGTAAAGATAGAAAGGCATCAGTTCTACTTTGTTTCTCTAGTAAAGACAATAGCTCTCATTTAGAGCTATTAGGAGACTTCTATAAGTTAATATTAAATGAAGACTTCCTAGAAGTAGTAAGTAAAATAGAAAGTTATGAAAAATTAATATCATATTTTAGTAAAAAGATATAA
- a CDS encoding PTS sugar transporter subunit IIA — MLFNKNNVGIRESVQNWEEAIKLAARPLVDSGNIREEYIDKMIESVNNLGFYIVLTDDIAMPHARPEDGVIETGVSFLKVNEAVEFGDTKLHLIFVLAAKDKDSHIDTIGALLEIFQDDEKIEKLKEAKKLEELIEIIEGGK, encoded by the coding sequence ATGTTATTCAATAAAAATAATGTAGGAATAAGAGAAAGTGTACAAAATTGGGAAGAAGCAATAAAACTTGCAGCAAGACCATTAGTCGACAGTGGAAATATTAGAGAAGAATATATAGATAAGATGATAGAATCAGTAAATAATTTAGGATTCTATATAGTATTAACTGATGATATTGCTATGCCACATGCAAGACCAGAAGATGGAGTAATAGAAACAGGAGTATCATTCTTAAAAGTAAATGAAGCTGTAGAATTTGGAGATACAAAATTACACTTAATCTTTGTATTAGCAGCTAAAGATAAGGACTCTCATATAGATACTATAGGAGCGTTACTTGAAATCTTCCAAGATGATGAGAAGATAGAAAAACTTAAAGAAGCTAAGAAATTAGAAGAATTAATAGAAATTATTGAAGGAGGTAAATAG
- a CDS encoding PTS ascorbate transporter subunit IIC → MQAVLNFIVDILKTPSILVGVIALVGLLLQKKPATDVVKGTIKTILGFLVLGAGAGYLIDQLGPMTAMFEKAFAIQGVIPNNEAIISVALKDFGTTTALIMALGMVANICIARFTKLKYIFLTGHHTLYMAAMIAIMLHIAGFQGALLIVVGAILLGLTMAIFPALAQPFMKGITGDDSVAFGHFSTLGYILSGYIGKLVGKGSKSTEEMQLPKNLSFLRDSSISISITMMIIYVILAVFAGKEFVTTELSGGDNYIIYALIKGIGFAGGVYIILQGVRLILNEIVPAFTGISEKLVPNAKPALDCPIVFPYAPNAVLIGFIFSFLGGLVGLFILGMFNAVLILPGVVPHFFCGATAGVFGNSTGGRRGAMIGAFANGLLLTFLPAALYPLLGSLGYVGTTFSDADFATLGIILGNAAKLLNPTVITGIVLAIVAGLVAHNLVSKEK, encoded by the coding sequence ATGCAAGCAGTATTAAATTTTATTGTTGACATTTTAAAAACACCATCAATACTAGTTGGTGTAATAGCATTAGTAGGGCTATTATTACAAAAAAAACCTGCAACTGATGTAGTTAAAGGTACAATTAAAACAATTTTAGGATTCTTAGTATTAGGAGCAGGAGCAGGATATTTAATTGATCAATTAGGACCAATGACTGCAATGTTCGAAAAAGCGTTCGCTATTCAAGGGGTTATTCCAAACAACGAAGCAATCATATCAGTTGCTTTAAAAGATTTCGGAACAACTACAGCTTTAATTATGGCTTTAGGAATGGTTGCTAACATTTGTATAGCTCGTTTCACTAAATTAAAATACATATTCTTAACTGGACACCATACTTTATACATGGCAGCTATGATAGCTATTATGTTACATATTGCAGGGTTCCAAGGTGCTTTATTAATCGTAGTAGGAGCTATCTTATTAGGATTAACAATGGCTATTTTCCCAGCTTTAGCACAACCTTTCATGAAAGGTATAACTGGAGATGATTCAGTAGCATTTGGTCACTTCTCAACTTTAGGATATATTTTATCAGGATATATAGGTAAATTAGTTGGTAAAGGTTCTAAATCTACAGAAGAAATGCAATTACCTAAAAACTTATCATTCTTAAGAGATTCATCTATTTCTATCTCTATAACTATGATGATAATTTACGTAATCTTAGCAGTATTTGCAGGTAAAGAATTCGTTACTACAGAACTTTCAGGTGGAGATAACTATATCATATATGCATTAATTAAAGGTATAGGATTTGCAGGAGGAGTTTACATCATCTTACAAGGTGTTAGATTAATCTTAAACGAAATAGTTCCAGCATTTACAGGAATTTCTGAAAAATTAGTTCCTAATGCTAAACCAGCTTTAGATTGTCCAATAGTATTCCCTTATGCACCAAATGCAGTATTAATAGGATTCATCTTCTCATTCTTAGGAGGATTAGTTGGATTATTTATCTTAGGTATGTTTAATGCAGTATTAATCTTACCAGGTGTAGTACCTCACTTCTTCTGTGGAGCAACTGCTGGAGTATTCGGTAACTCAACAGGTGGAAGACGTGGAGCTATGATAGGAGCATTCGCAAATGGATTATTATTAACATTCTTACCAGCTGCTTTATACCCATTATTAGGAAGTTTAGGATATGTAGGAACTACATTCTCAGATGCTGACTTTGCAACTTTAGGTATAATCTTAGGTAATGCTGCTAAATTATTAAATCCAACAGTAATAACTGGTATAGTACTTGCTATAGTTGCAGGATTAGTTGCTCATAATTTAGTAAGCAAAGAAAAATAA
- a CDS encoding EamA family transporter — protein MKKIGILMAFIAAFLWGISGNLAEYIFSNSNLSVNTYTSLRMFLTGIILLGYGLSTKGTKGLKAILFNKKNLFRIVIYGFVGIAALQYSFAQTINYSNAALATLMQYLTPTIVLIYLSIKTKIMPSKKKILLVIVALYGMFLMITNGSLNNLNVSVTALIYGLIAAFTFAFYILYISKFKKIDNTIVIGCGMIIGSLVFIPFMDFGNFRELLNMNVFIAFMSNVVLGNAIPFYLFLESTKYIQPTTTSLLGAIEPMVAIAIGMIFLGTELTIIQLIGAVILIGSITIISIFED, from the coding sequence ATGAAAAAAATTGGAATTTTAATGGCATTTATTGCTGCATTCTTATGGGGAATTTCTGGAAATTTAGCTGAATATATTTTTAGTAATTCAAACTTAAGTGTAAATACTTATACATCATTAAGAATGTTTTTAACTGGAATAATATTACTTGGATATGGCCTATCAACTAAGGGAACTAAAGGTCTAAAAGCCATTTTATTTAATAAAAAAAATTTATTTAGAATAGTAATTTACGGTTTTGTTGGTATAGCTGCACTTCAATATTCATTTGCACAAACTATTAATTATTCTAATGCTGCACTTGCAACATTAATGCAATATTTAACACCAACTATTGTACTAATATATCTTAGCATTAAAACAAAGATAATGCCCAGCAAGAAAAAAATATTATTAGTCATCGTTGCACTATACGGAATGTTTCTTATGATAACTAACGGAAGTTTAAATAATTTAAATGTAAGTGTTACTGCTTTAATCTACGGTTTAATTGCTGCATTTACATTTGCATTCTATATCTTATACATATCTAAATTCAAGAAAATTGATAATACTATAGTTATAGGATGTGGAATGATAATAGGATCTTTAGTCTTTATTCCTTTTATGGATTTTGGAAACTTTAGAGAATTATTAAATATGAATGTATTTATTGCATTTATGTCTAATGTAGTTTTAGGTAATGCAATACCATTTTACCTATTTTTAGAAAGTACTAAATATATACAACCTACAACTACATCTTTACTTGGAGCTATAGAACCTATGGTTGCAATAGCAATAGGTATGATATTTTTAGGAACTGAACTTACAATAATACAATTAATAGGTGCAGTAATACTTATTGGATCTATTACTATTATATCTATATTTGAAGATTAA
- a CDS encoding transketolase family protein, with protein MTRVYNGEAMKEALELRKVCTDKLHEFLEKDKDVVVLDADLMGSLGTGSLQKEYSDRIVNCGIMEAQEISCAAGMRRAGLKPFVHTFTAFASRRCLDQIFISSLYQENPITIIASDAGIQAVHNGGTHMSFEDMGLIRGLAGSTIIEPTDSTVLKAVLDEVLEKNDKFYWIRLTRKNVFKVYEEDAKIEIGKANVVREGKDVVIIANGMMVHNSRIAAKKLEEEGINVTILDMFTLKPIDKNAIVKYCANAKLVVTAENHSITNGLGSAVAEVLSENCPTKLVRVGVKERYGQVGTLEFLQEEYELTADDIYKAVKNNI; from the coding sequence ATGACACGTGTATATAATGGAGAAGCTATGAAAGAAGCTTTAGAATTAAGAAAAGTATGTACTGATAAATTGCATGAATTCTTAGAAAAAGATAAAGATGTAGTGGTATTAGATGCTGACTTAATGGGATCTTTAGGTACAGGTTCTCTACAAAAAGAATATTCAGATAGAATAGTTAACTGTGGAATTATGGAAGCTCAAGAAATTTCTTGTGCAGCTGGGATGAGAAGAGCAGGCTTAAAACCTTTCGTTCATACATTTACAGCATTTGCAAGTAGAAGATGTCTAGATCAAATCTTTATTTCTTCACTTTATCAAGAAAACCCTATAACAATAATAGCATCAGATGCTGGTATACAAGCAGTACATAATGGTGGAACTCATATGTCATTTGAAGATATGGGACTAATAAGAGGACTTGCTGGATCTACAATAATAGAACCAACAGATTCAACAGTGCTTAAAGCAGTACTTGATGAAGTTCTAGAAAAAAATGATAAATTCTACTGGATAAGATTAACTAGAAAAAATGTATTCAAAGTATACGAAGAAGATGCAAAAATTGAAATAGGAAAAGCTAATGTAGTTAGAGAAGGAAAGGATGTAGTTATCATAGCTAATGGTATGATGGTACATAACTCAAGAATAGCTGCAAAAAAATTAGAAGAAGAAGGTATAAATGTAACTATACTTGATATGTTTACATTAAAACCTATAGATAAAAATGCAATAGTTAAATATTGTGCTAATGCAAAACTTGTAGTAACTGCTGAAAACCATAGTATAACTAATGGACTTGGTTCAGCTGTTGCAGAAGTACTTTCAGAAAATTGCCCTACTAAACTTGTAAGAGTAGGAGTTAAAGAAAGATATGGACAAGTTGGAACATTAGAATTCTTACAAGAAGAATATGAATTAACAGCCGATGATATATATAAAGCGGTTAAAAATAACATATAA
- a CDS encoding transketolase produces the protein MITTEEFAKEIRINVLKMLNNLGFGHYGGSLSVVETLAVLYNDVMKYDPKNPNWEERDYFVLSKGHAGPALYSALALKGFFPVEELLTLNVNGTKLPSHPDRLKTNGVDVTTGSLGQGISIATGIAKALKIQKKNNRVFTIIGDGEAQEGQVWEAMQFIAHNELNNLVVFIDYNKQQLDGYLEDICKPYSFEEKAKSFGLKAVTVKGDDIGAIKGAIMSQKDKPLVIVLDSIKGQGVKFIETLKGNHHIRPNEEVKKELEKAILELQREVK, from the coding sequence ATGATTACTACAGAGGAATTTGCAAAAGAAATTAGAATAAATGTTTTAAAAATGTTAAATAATTTAGGATTTGGACACTATGGTGGATCATTATCAGTCGTAGAAACATTAGCAGTTCTTTACAATGATGTAATGAAATATGATCCGAAAAACCCAAATTGGGAAGAAAGAGACTATTTTGTACTGTCTAAAGGACATGCAGGTCCAGCTCTTTATTCTGCATTAGCACTTAAAGGATTTTTCCCAGTAGAAGAATTATTAACTTTAAATGTTAATGGTACTAAATTACCATCACATCCAGATAGATTAAAAACTAATGGTGTAGATGTAACTACAGGATCTTTAGGTCAAGGTATATCTATCGCTACTGGAATTGCTAAAGCTTTAAAAATACAAAAGAAAAATAACAGAGTCTTTACAATAATTGGAGATGGAGAAGCTCAAGAAGGACAAGTTTGGGAAGCTATGCAATTTATAGCACATAATGAACTAAACAATCTTGTAGTATTTATAGATTATAACAAACAACAATTAGATGGTTACTTAGAAGATATTTGTAAACCATATTCATTTGAAGAAAAAGCTAAATCATTTGGTCTTAAAGCTGTAACAGTTAAAGGTGATGATATAGGTGCAATTAAAGGTGCAATAATGTCACAAAAAGATAAACCTTTAGTTATAGTTCTTGATTCAATTAAAGGTCAAGGAGTTAAATTTATTGAAACTCTTAAAGGAAATCACCATATTAGACCTAATGAAGAAGTTAAAAAAGAATTAGAAAAAGCAATACTTGAGTTACAAAGAGAGGTGAAATAA